One window of the Pseudomonas sp. S04 genome contains the following:
- the cobA gene encoding uroporphyrinogen-III C-methyltransferase, whose amino-acid sequence MSAKVWLVGAGPGDPELLTLKAVRALSEAQVVLIDDLVNPAVLQHCPQARVIAVGKRGGCRSTPQAFIHRLMLRYARQGKCVVRLKGGDPCIFGRGGEEAQWLRERQIEVELVNGITAGLAGATQCDISLTLRGVARGVTLVTAHTQDDSELNWRALAQGGTTLVIYMGVAKLGEIRQQLLDGGMAVDTPVAMIENASMPNQRECRSNLTAMQEDAYSFQLKSPAILVIGAVAASAALDQSLPASVTQLPWPSSAAL is encoded by the coding sequence ATGAGCGCAAAAGTCTGGTTGGTGGGTGCAGGCCCGGGTGACCCTGAATTGCTGACCCTCAAGGCGGTACGGGCATTGAGCGAAGCACAAGTGGTGTTGATCGACGACCTGGTCAACCCAGCTGTGCTGCAACATTGCCCCCAGGCGCGGGTCATTGCCGTGGGTAAACGCGGTGGCTGCCGCTCGACCCCACAAGCATTTATCCATCGGCTGATGCTGCGTTATGCCCGCCAAGGCAAGTGCGTAGTGCGGCTCAAGGGGGGCGACCCGTGCATATTTGGCCGGGGTGGTGAAGAAGCCCAGTGGTTGCGCGAACGGCAGATCGAGGTCGAACTGGTCAATGGCATCACCGCCGGCCTGGCGGGGGCCACACAGTGCGATATTTCCTTGACCCTGCGCGGCGTTGCGCGGGGGGTGACCCTGGTGACAGCCCATACCCAGGACGACAGCGAGCTCAATTGGCGCGCCCTGGCCCAGGGCGGGACCACCCTGGTGATCTACATGGGTGTGGCAAAACTCGGGGAAATTCGCCAGCAGTTGCTGGACGGCGGGATGGCGGTGGATACGCCAGTGGCAATGATTGAAAACGCTTCAATGCCGAACCAACGCGAATGCCGGAGCAACCTGACAGCCATGCAAGAAGATGCCTACAGCTTCCAGTTAAAAAGCCCAGCGATCCTTGTGATAGGTGCCGTGGCCGCCTCTGCAGCCCTGGATCAGAGTCTGCCGGCGTCCGTGACACAGTTGCCATGGCCGTCCAGCGCAGCGTTGTAA
- a CDS encoding nitrate reductase: MKRQTTASTCCYCGVGCGVLIEHDGEQILGVNGDPTHPANYGKLCSKGSTLHLTGDLAARALYPQLRLGKGLARARTTWDSALDHAASVFARTIAEHGPDSVAFYISGQLLTEDYYAFNKLARALVGTNNIDSNSRLCMSSAVVGYKRSLGADAPPCSYEDLELSDCVMIVGSNMAYAHPVLFRRLEQARARRPQMKVIVIDPRRTDTCDLADLHLAILPGTDVALFHGILHLLLWEDWIDRDFIQAHTEGLAELKNLVRDYTPPMVAQLCGISVAQLQQCAQWVGTSPSFLSLWCMGLNQSTAGSAKNSALINLHLATGQIGRPGAGPFSLTGQPNAMGGRETGSLANLLPGHREASNAGHRAEVAAYWGVPTLPETPGLSAIELFEQVNNGTIKALWIACTNPAQSLPDQQNVRAALQACPFVVLQEAFSTTETAPFADLLLPAASWGEKEGTVTNSERRISHVRRAIAPPGEARPDWAITVDFAQRLEKYLRPGQASLFAFHHPGQLFDEFKQLTCGRDLDLSGISHALLDRLGPQQWPFPQGATRGTPRLYVNGIFPTASGRAQFIAEPFCAAKEQRDAHFPLTLITGRLRDQWHGMSRTGTAAQLFGHVSEALLSLHPDELQRQHLNAGDLVNLKSRRGSVIVELASDDSVRPGQAFLPMHWGDRFLKGGVNVLTQPAFDPLSKQPELKHSGVRIEAVELPWQFFALVEGNVQQHFEALRPLCEDFAYVSLSLAGRERPALLIRAACAQAPTPQRLQEIDLHLGLDHGPVLAYDDPRRAIGKRLRIEQGRITAIRLAGETLARHWLQSLWLEGRVDAQLRPWLLAPLSAPPGAAGADSGAQKTLCNCKNVSHSAVCAGIRSGLDLQGLKQQLGCGTQCGSCVPEIKRLLAAQVRPAAITS; encoded by the coding sequence ATGAAGCGCCAGACGACTGCCTCGACCTGCTGCTATTGCGGGGTGGGCTGCGGCGTCCTGATCGAGCATGACGGCGAGCAGATCCTCGGCGTCAACGGCGACCCGACGCACCCGGCCAACTACGGCAAACTGTGCAGCAAGGGCTCGACCCTGCACCTGACCGGCGACCTGGCGGCCCGCGCGCTGTACCCGCAGTTACGGCTGGGCAAGGGCCTGGCCCGCGCCCGCACCACCTGGGACAGCGCCCTGGACCACGCCGCCAGCGTGTTTGCCCGAACCATCGCCGAGCACGGCCCGGACAGCGTGGCGTTCTACATCTCCGGGCAACTGCTGACCGAGGACTACTACGCCTTCAACAAACTGGCGCGGGCGTTGGTGGGCACCAACAACATCGACAGCAATTCGCGGTTGTGCATGTCGTCGGCGGTGGTGGGCTACAAGCGCAGCCTGGGCGCCGATGCACCGCCCTGCAGCTACGAAGACCTGGAACTGAGTGATTGCGTGATGATCGTCGGCAGTAACATGGCCTACGCCCATCCGGTACTGTTTCGCCGCCTTGAGCAAGCCAGGGCCCGTCGGCCACAGATGAAGGTGATTGTCATCGACCCTCGGCGCACCGACACCTGCGACCTGGCCGACCTGCACCTGGCGATTCTGCCGGGCACCGATGTCGCGCTGTTCCACGGAATCTTGCACCTGCTGCTGTGGGAAGACTGGATCGACCGCGACTTTATCCAGGCCCACACCGAGGGCCTGGCCGAACTGAAGAACCTGGTACGCGACTACACGCCCCCCATGGTGGCGCAACTGTGCGGCATCAGCGTCGCGCAGTTGCAGCAGTGCGCGCAATGGGTCGGCACCTCGCCGAGCTTTCTGTCGCTGTGGTGCATGGGCTTGAACCAGTCCACTGCCGGCAGCGCGAAGAACAGCGCACTGATCAACCTGCACCTGGCCACCGGACAAATCGGCCGCCCAGGCGCAGGCCCCTTCTCCCTTACCGGTCAGCCGAATGCCATGGGCGGGCGAGAAACCGGCAGCCTGGCCAATCTGCTGCCAGGCCACCGCGAGGCCAGCAATGCCGGGCATCGCGCCGAGGTTGCCGCCTATTGGGGCGTGCCCACACTGCCGGAAACTCCCGGGCTGAGCGCCATCGAACTGTTCGAGCAGGTCAACAACGGCACAATCAAAGCGCTATGGATCGCCTGCACCAACCCGGCGCAGTCCCTGCCCGACCAACAGAACGTGCGCGCGGCCTTGCAGGCGTGCCCGTTCGTAGTGTTGCAGGAAGCCTTTAGCACCACCGAAACCGCGCCCTTCGCCGACTTGCTGCTGCCAGCCGCCAGTTGGGGGGAAAAGGAAGGCACGGTGACCAACTCCGAGCGGCGGATTTCCCACGTTCGCCGGGCCATTGCCCCACCCGGCGAAGCCCGCCCGGACTGGGCCATCACTGTGGATTTCGCCCAACGCCTGGAGAAATACCTGCGTCCGGGTCAGGCCAGCCTGTTTGCGTTCCATCACCCTGGGCAACTGTTCGATGAATTCAAACAGCTGACCTGCGGACGCGACCTGGACCTGTCGGGCATCAGCCACGCCTTGCTCGACCGCCTGGGTCCGCAGCAATGGCCCTTCCCACAAGGCGCCACCCGCGGTACGCCGCGCCTGTACGTGAACGGGATATTTCCCACGGCTAGCGGGCGGGCGCAGTTTATCGCCGAGCCGTTTTGCGCGGCCAAGGAACAACGCGACGCGCACTTTCCCCTGACCCTGATCACCGGACGCCTGCGCGATCAATGGCACGGCATGAGCCGCACCGGCACCGCGGCGCAGCTGTTTGGCCATGTCAGCGAAGCGCTCCTGAGCCTGCACCCGGATGAACTGCAGCGCCAACACTTGAATGCCGGCGACCTGGTCAACCTCAAGAGTCGCCGCGGCAGCGTGATCGTCGAGCTCGCCAGTGATGACTCGGTCCGCCCGGGGCAGGCCTTTCTACCCATGCACTGGGGCGACCGCTTCCTCAAGGGCGGCGTGAACGTGCTGACCCAGCCGGCGTTCGACCCGCTGTCCAAACAGCCCGAGCTGAAACACAGCGGCGTACGGATTGAAGCCGTTGAGTTGCCGTGGCAGTTCTTCGCCCTGGTCGAGGGCAATGTTCAACAGCACTTCGAGGCGCTGCGTCCGCTATGCGAGGACTTTGCCTACGTCAGCCTCAGCCTTGCCGGGCGTGAGCGGCCGGCACTGCTGATACGCGCCGCCTGCGCCCAGGCGCCGACCCCGCAACGGCTGCAGGAGATCGACCTGCACCTTGGTTTGGACCATGGCCCGGTATTGGCCTACGACGATCCGCGTCGCGCCATTGGCAAGCGCCTGCGTATCGAACAGGGGCGCATCACCGCGATCCGCCTGGCCGGGGAAACGCTGGCCCGGCACTGGTTGCAGAGCCTGTGGCTGGAAGGTCGTGTCGATGCGCAACTGCGGCCCTGGCTGCTGGCCCCCCTGAGCGCTCCGCCGGGCGCTGCCGGTGCCGACTCTGGCGCGCAGAAAACCCTGTGCAACTGCAAGAACGTCAGCCACAGCGCAGTGTGCGCCGGCATTCGCAGTGGCCTGGACCTGCAAGGCCTGAAACAACAACTGGGTTGCGGCACGCAATGCGGCTCCTGTGTCCCGGAAATCAAGCGTCTGCTGGCCGCCCAAGTGCGGCCAGCCGCAATCACCTCGTGA